From Bacillus sp. Bos-x628, the proteins below share one genomic window:
- the speE gene encoding spermidine synthase: MSELWYTEKQTKNFGITLKVNKTLHTEQTDYQHLEVVETEEFGNMLFLDGMVMTSEKDEFVYHEMVAHVPLFTHPNPENVLVVGGGDGGVIREILKHPSVKKATLVDIDGKVIDYSKKYLPSIAGKLDDPRVDVKVGDGFMHIAEADNEYDVIMVDSTEPVGPAVHLFSKGFYAGISKALKEDGIFVAQTDNPWFTPELITNVQRDVKEIFPITKLYLANIPTYPSGLWTFTMGSKKYDPLAVEDSRFFDIDTKYYTKELHKAAFVLPKFVSDLIK, encoded by the coding sequence ATGAGCGAGCTTTGGTATACAGAAAAGCAAACGAAGAATTTTGGCATTACATTGAAGGTCAATAAAACCCTTCATACGGAGCAAACAGACTATCAACATTTAGAGGTGGTGGAAACAGAAGAGTTTGGCAATATGCTGTTTTTAGATGGCATGGTGATGACGTCAGAGAAGGATGAGTTTGTATACCATGAGATGGTGGCGCATGTTCCTCTTTTCACTCATCCAAACCCTGAAAATGTACTAGTCGTAGGTGGGGGAGACGGCGGTGTCATTCGTGAAATCCTCAAACATCCAAGTGTGAAAAAAGCGACACTTGTTGATATTGATGGCAAAGTGATCGACTACTCGAAGAAATATCTTCCTTCAATTGCTGGCAAGCTCGATGATCCTCGTGTCGATGTCAAAGTGGGAGACGGTTTTATGCACATTGCAGAAGCTGACAATGAGTATGATGTCATTATGGTGGACTCTACTGAACCAGTAGGACCAGCGGTTCATTTGTTCTCCAAAGGATTTTACGCAGGAATTTCAAAAGCATTAAAAGAAGACGGCATTTTCGTTGCACAAACGGACAACCCTTGGTTCACACCAGAATTGATTACGAATGTACAGCGTGATGTGAAAGAAATCTTCCCGATTACAAAGCTTTATCTTGCAAACATCCCAACGTATCCGAGCGGGCTTTGGACATTTACGATGGGTTCGAAGAAATATGATCCACTTGCGGTGGAGGACAGCCGTTTCTTCGATATTGATACGAAATATTATACGAAAGAATTGCACAAAGCGGCGTTCGTTCTGCCGAAATTTGTGAGCGACTTAATCAAATAA
- a CDS encoding DUF1934 family protein translates to MTQNEISIHVKSVMRPETEQAETIEFRTTGTYQEINDKTYLTYYEEHEMGKVKTVVKMSEKEIFVMRSGAIHMKQRFLIGETTVTHYKMPFGTLQLDMHTHGIELDEENGLLHITYDMLTGENQKHLHTLSISYKEDLRS, encoded by the coding sequence ATGACACAAAACGAGATTTCAATTCATGTAAAGTCAGTGATGAGACCAGAGACGGAGCAAGCTGAAACAATTGAATTCCGAACAACTGGAACGTATCAAGAGATAAATGACAAAACGTATCTCACTTACTATGAAGAACATGAAATGGGTAAAGTGAAAACCGTTGTGAAAATGAGTGAAAAAGAGATTTTTGTCATGAGATCAGGTGCTATTCATATGAAGCAACGTTTTCTCATTGGAGAAACGACAGTGACACATTACAAAATGCCATTTGGCACACTTCAGCTTGATATGCACACACATGGCATCGAACTTGATGAGGAAAATGGGTTATTGCACATTACGTACGATATGCTGACAGGTGAAAATCAAAAGCATTTACATACATTATCTATTTCGTATAAGGAGGATTTACGTTCATGA
- the speB gene encoding agmatinase produces MRFDEAYSGKVFIGSHPTWEDAKVILYGMPMDWTVSYRPGSRFGPNRIREVSIGLEEYSPYLDRQLHEVPFFDAGDIPLPFGNAQKSLDLIEVYVDSILEKGKFPLGMGGEHLVSWPVFRAMHKKYPDLAIIHMDAHTDLREEYEGEPLSHSTPIRKVAELIGPENVFSFGIRSGMKEEFEWAKKAGMHISKFEVLEPLKEVLPKLKGRPVYVTIDIDVLDPAHAPGTGTVDAGGITSKELLASIHAIAGSDVNVVGADLVEVAPVYDHSDQTANTASKLLREMLLGFVK; encoded by the coding sequence ATGAGATTTGACGAGGCTTATTCAGGAAAAGTATTTATTGGAAGTCATCCAACATGGGAAGATGCAAAAGTGATTTTATATGGCATGCCGATGGATTGGACAGTGAGCTATCGCCCAGGTTCACGTTTTGGTCCGAACCGCATTCGAGAAGTATCCATTGGTTTAGAAGAATACAGTCCTTATTTAGATCGTCAGTTGCATGAAGTACCATTCTTTGATGCAGGAGATATTCCACTTCCATTTGGTAACGCACAAAAAAGCTTAGATTTAATTGAAGTGTACGTCGACAGTATTTTAGAAAAGGGCAAATTTCCATTAGGAATGGGCGGGGAGCATCTAGTCTCTTGGCCTGTCTTCCGTGCCATGCATAAGAAATATCCAGATTTAGCGATTATTCATATGGATGCTCATACGGATCTGCGTGAGGAATATGAAGGTGAGCCGCTATCACATTCTACACCGATTCGTAAAGTAGCAGAGCTGATCGGTCCTGAAAATGTGTTCTCTTTCGGTATCCGTTCTGGTATGAAAGAAGAGTTCGAATGGGCAAAAAAAGCCGGCATGCACATATCTAAATTTGAAGTGCTGGAGCCATTGAAGGAAGTATTGCCGAAACTAAAAGGTCGTCCAGTTTATGTGACCATTGACATTGACGTACTTGATCCAGCACATGCGCCTGGTACAGGAACAGTTGATGCTGGCGGAATTACTTCTAAGGAATTGCTTGCGTCTATTCATGCCATTGCTGGTTCTGATGTGAACGTTGTCGGTGCAGACCTTGTGGAGGTTGCGCCTGTATACGATCACTCCGACCAAACAGCCAATACAGCGAGCAAGCTTCTTCGCGAAATGCTGCTCGGGTTTGTGAAATAA
- a CDS encoding transglycosylase domain-containing protein, which translates to MDTIMSNKRIRMTMKTIRACFFIGLLAFLFAGTVFLTILLLAKWQGAPSVQVPQSTTIYAADGSKLGETNFGEKRYWVPLKEMSPYMRQAVVAVEDKTFYQHHGFDIKRMAGAAVADIRAMAKVQGASTITQQYARNLYLDHDKTWKRKWNEAFYTIRLEQNYTKDEILEGYLNTIYYGHGAYGVEAASRLYFGKKAKDLTLAESALLAGIPKGPSLYSPYVNQEKAHSRKMMILKQMQEDGMISKKAAADAAQEKLSYRPLQKQPLQAKQAPYFYDDVIRELKQNLHLTEEQIETYGLHIQTTLDPALQKIAENTMKDTINPHSDIQIGFTAIHPQTGHVLALVGGRDYKKSPFNRVTQAKRQPGSTMKPLLYYIAVQNGFTPATVMRSEETVFELDDQGNDATYSPSNYHGYYANDGITMLQALALSDNIYAVKTHLFLGMEQLVRAGKTFGIHEKLDQVPSLALGTSPVKPIEMTNAYAMLVNGGKRVKPTFITKVTDAKGNVLFEEKQKREQVLDEKAAFVITDMMTGMFNDQLNGYTSVTGRTIMKELTRTYGGKSGTTGADSWMIGFSPQLVTGVWTGYDKGRTIDSVEETAYAKKIWADFMESALEDQPASSFMPPDGVKGVYINPKTGDIAGPGCESKVFTYFIEGTEPTGVCNGAEKKAVEQDPSQDQKPRKWWEKWLNR; encoded by the coding sequence ATGGACACAATCATGAGTAATAAAAGAATCCGCATGACCATGAAAACGATTCGAGCATGCTTTTTTATTGGCCTGCTCGCCTTTCTATTTGCAGGAACTGTCTTTTTGACAATCCTTTTACTGGCAAAATGGCAAGGTGCTCCTTCTGTGCAAGTTCCTCAATCCACGACCATTTATGCAGCAGACGGCTCGAAGCTTGGAGAAACCAATTTTGGAGAAAAACGGTATTGGGTTCCATTGAAAGAGATGTCTCCTTACATGAGACAAGCAGTTGTTGCCGTTGAAGATAAAACTTTTTATCAGCATCATGGGTTTGATATCAAACGGATGGCAGGTGCTGCGGTGGCTGATATCCGTGCCATGGCAAAGGTCCAAGGTGCCAGCACGATCACCCAGCAATACGCGCGCAACCTTTATTTAGATCACGATAAAACATGGAAGCGAAAGTGGAATGAAGCATTTTACACGATTCGCTTAGAGCAAAACTATACAAAAGATGAAATTTTAGAAGGCTATTTGAACACCATCTATTACGGTCACGGTGCGTATGGTGTGGAAGCCGCTTCTCGACTTTATTTCGGAAAAAAAGCAAAGGATTTGACTTTAGCCGAATCCGCCCTGCTCGCCGGAATCCCAAAAGGTCCTTCCCTCTATTCTCCTTATGTCAATCAGGAGAAAGCCCATTCAAGAAAAATGATGATCCTGAAACAAATGCAAGAAGATGGGATGATCTCAAAGAAAGCAGCCGCTGATGCGGCTCAAGAAAAACTGTCTTATCGTCCTTTGCAAAAACAGCCATTGCAAGCAAAACAAGCACCGTATTTTTATGATGATGTGATCAGAGAGCTGAAACAAAACCTTCACTTAACAGAGGAACAGATTGAAACCTATGGACTTCATATTCAAACAACACTGGACCCTGCTTTGCAAAAAATCGCTGAGAACACAATGAAAGACACCATAAATCCTCATTCAGACATCCAGATTGGCTTCACAGCTATTCATCCCCAGACAGGGCATGTGCTTGCCCTAGTTGGCGGAAGAGATTATAAGAAAAGCCCATTCAATCGGGTCACACAAGCTAAAAGACAGCCTGGTTCAACGATGAAACCATTGCTCTATTACATTGCAGTGCAAAATGGATTTACACCAGCGACAGTGATGCGAAGTGAGGAAACTGTATTTGAACTCGACGATCAAGGAAACGATGCTACCTATTCGCCAAGCAACTATCACGGCTATTACGCCAATGACGGCATTACAATGCTTCAAGCCTTGGCTCTTTCTGATAATATATATGCCGTCAAAACCCATCTGTTTTTAGGGATGGAACAGCTTGTACGTGCTGGCAAAACATTTGGCATCCATGAAAAACTGGATCAAGTCCCTTCTCTTGCTCTAGGTACGTCACCTGTTAAGCCCATTGAAATGACAAATGCGTATGCTATGCTTGTAAACGGGGGCAAACGGGTGAAACCAACTTTTATCACCAAAGTAACGGATGCAAAAGGCAACGTACTCTTTGAGGAAAAACAAAAAAGAGAGCAAGTGCTTGATGAAAAAGCGGCATTTGTCATAACAGACATGATGACAGGCATGTTCAATGATCAACTAAACGGGTATACGAGTGTCACCGGTCGCACGATCATGAAGGAACTCACACGAACATATGGCGGGAAATCTGGGACAACTGGAGCCGATAGCTGGATGATTGGTTTTTCCCCGCAGCTCGTCACAGGGGTGTGGACTGGATATGATAAAGGACGCACTATTGACTCTGTTGAAGAAACCGCCTATGCGAAAAAAATCTGGGCAGATTTTATGGAATCAGCCCTTGAAGATCAACCAGCCTCCTCCTTTATGCCGCCGGACGGAGTGAAAGGCGTGTATATCAACCCAAAAACCGGTGATATCGCAGGCCCCGGATGTGAATCAAAAGTATTCACTTATTTTATAGAAGGAACTGAACCGACAGGGGTATGTAATGGCGCCGAGAAAAAGGCAGTGGAGCAAGATCCGTCTCAAGATCAAAAGCCAAGAAAATGGTGGGAAAAATGGTTGAACCGATAA